A window of Calliopsis andreniformis isolate RMS-2024a chromosome 3, iyCalAndr_principal, whole genome shotgun sequence contains these coding sequences:
- the LOC143188945 gene encoding hexuronate transporter: protein MLSALFQQLKFLYKPYALAVVSIGYVLGELGHYLIGVTSKATAEDLHYGDISCQLNSSTLAIVDLPIQCEVASNQSFCESLELNGTRYCEWNYNGLGLDYQILAGPSFIAVFTVVGVILGIAADKYNRVKMLTICTLVFSIAIVLMGAVKEYWQLVILRMILAAGEAGCNPLATGLLSDWFAEEQRGLVMSIFNWGIYGGYGIAFPVGRYIPPLNIGDLGWRACYYGAGIIGLIIAAFTYTLTEPERKTIGEEETNKTGKKTPVWKVILQPRILLLCLAASIRHCGGMCFAYNCDLYYRDYYPDYDLGWWLFAVTIVIGSIGVVVGGVISDKFVAKLGIRSRVACLAISQIIATPFAFGSVYFTPLGAMITLGISYFFAEMWFGIVFAVVVEIVPLHLRSTTIGAFLFVMNNIGGNLPILVEPTRRAIGFRGSLYIFYAGFYGLSSIMFFCTMFLMEGGSKKEAEKTVSGKSESGYDNNTFTNDDGNIPTIELPRLYPDPPQRYENSRL from the exons ATGCTGAGCGCACTGTTTCAGCAGCTGAAGTTCCTCTACAAGCCGTATGCGTTGGCCGTTGTCTCAATCGGATACGTACTTGGAGAACTAGGCCATTATTTAATTG GTGTCACCAGCAAAGCAACTGCGGAGGATTTACACTATGGTGACATTTCCTGCCAATTAAACTCGTCTACGTTGGCCATCGTAGATCTTCCAATACAATGCGAGGTAGCCAGCAACCAAAGTTT CTGCGAGTCCCTGGAACTGAACGGAACTCGGTATTGCGAATGGAACTACAATGGCCTTGGTCTGGACTATCAAATCCTGGCTGGCCCGAGCTTTATCGCTGTGTTCACCGTAGTCGGTGTCATCTTGGGCATCGCGgcggataaatacaacag AGTAAAGATGTTGACTATTTGCACCCTCGTATTCAGTATCGCAATTGTCCTAATGGGAGCAGTCAAAGAATACTGGCAACTGGTTATTCTTCGTATGATCCTAGCAGCAGG GGAGGCAGGATGCAATCCTCTGGCCACAGGATTGCTTTCTGACTGGTTCGCGGAAGAACAGCGAGGACTCGTCATGTCGATTTTCAACTGGGGCATTTACGGTGGTTATGGTATCGCTTTTCCTGTTGGTCGTTACATACCACCATTAAACATCGGTGACTTG GGTTGGAGAGCATGTTACTACGGAGCTGGTATAATCGGTCTGATCATAGCTGCTTTCACTTACACCCTAACCGAACCAGAAAGGAAAACGATCGGAGAGGAGGAAACGAATAAAACTGGGAAGAAAACACCTGTGTGGAAAGTGATCCTGCAGCCAAGGATACTGCTTTTGTGCCTGGCTGCTAGCATCAGACACTGTG GTGGTATGTGCTTCGCCTACAACTGCGATCTCTATTACAGAGATTACTACCCCGACTACGATCTAGGTTGGTGGTTGTTCGCCGTGACAATTGTGATCGGCAGCATCGGTGTCGTTGTCGGTGGAGTAATTAGCGACAAGTTTGTAGCGAAACTGGGAATTAGATCTCGAGTGGCTTGTCTAGCCATTAGTCAGATAATAGCTACACCATTTGCATTTGGCTCGGTGTACTTTACTCCCCTCGGGGCGATGATCACCCTTGGCATTTCTTACTTCTTTG CTGAGATGTGGTTTGGAATCGTGTTCGCTGTGGTCGTCGAGATAGTCCCTCTGCATCTAAGGTCGACCACTATCGGAGCTTTCCTGTTCGTTATGAACAATATCGGAGGAAACTTGCCAATACTTGTGGAACCAACTAGAAGGGCAATTGGATTTCGAGGATCTCTTTACATCTTTTatgctggcttctatggcctcA GTTCTATCATGTTCTTCTGCACCATGTTCTTGATGGAAGGAGGCTCTAAGAAAGAAGCGGAGAAGACTGTCAGCGGCAAGTCAGAATCAGGGTACGATAATAACACGTTTACCAATGACGATGGAAATATACCGACGATAGAGCTACCCCGATTATATCCTGACCCGCCTCAGCGTTACGAGAACTCTAGGCTATGA